A portion of the Pseudomonas koreensis genome contains these proteins:
- a CDS encoding ABC transporter permease — protein sequence MSSEFGPNLVALQTIVYREVKRFMRIWPQTLLPPAITMVLYFVIFGNLIGRQIGDMGGFTYMEYIVPGLIMMSVITNSYGNVVSSFFGSKFQRSIEELMVSPVSPHTILIGFTIGGVLRGLAVGLIVTILSLFFTDLQVHHLGVTILVVVLTATIFSLLGFINAVFARNFDDISIIPTFVLTPLTYLGGVFYSITLLPPFWQTVSLANPVLHMVNAFRYGILGVSDIRIGIAITFMLVATVVLYLGCARLLVSGRGMRT from the coding sequence ATGAGTTCCGAATTCGGTCCCAACCTGGTCGCCCTGCAAACCATCGTCTACCGCGAGGTCAAACGCTTCATGCGGATCTGGCCGCAGACGCTGCTGCCGCCGGCGATCACCATGGTTCTGTACTTCGTGATCTTCGGCAACCTGATCGGCCGGCAGATCGGCGACATGGGCGGCTTCACCTACATGGAGTACATCGTGCCGGGGCTGATCATGATGTCGGTGATCACCAACTCTTACGGCAACGTGGTTTCGAGCTTCTTTGGCAGCAAGTTCCAGCGTTCGATCGAAGAGCTGATGGTCTCACCGGTGTCCCCGCACACGATCCTCATCGGCTTCACCATTGGTGGCGTATTGCGCGGTCTGGCGGTGGGTCTGATCGTGACGATCCTGTCGCTGTTCTTCACCGATTTGCAGGTTCATCACCTCGGCGTGACCATTCTGGTGGTGGTGCTGACCGCGACGATCTTCTCGCTGCTGGGCTTCATCAACGCGGTGTTCGCGCGCAACTTCGATGATATTTCGATCATCCCGACTTTTGTGCTGACTCCGCTGACTTACCTGGGCGGCGTGTTCTACTCAATCACTTTGCTGCCGCCGTTCTGGCAGACCGTTTCGCTGGCCAACCCGGTGCTGCACATGGTCAACGCGTTCCGCTACGGCATCCTCGGGGTCTCGGATATTCGCATCGGCATCGCCATCACGTTCATGCTGGTGGCGACCGTGGTGCTGTATCTGGGTTGTGCGCGGTTGCTGGTGAGTGGGCGCGGGATGCGTACCTGA
- a CDS encoding ABC transporter ATP-binding protein — protein sequence MSSALSIRQLTKTYGNGFQALSGIDLDVAEGDFFALLGPNGAGKSTTIGILSTLVNKTSGTVNIFGHDLDKNPAALKRSIGVVPQEFNFNQFEKTFDIVVTQAGYYGIPAKVAKERAEQYLTQLGLWDKRDVPSRSLSGGMKRRLMIARALVHEPRLLILDEPTAGVDIELRRSMWTFLTELNQKGITIILTTHYLEEAEQLCRNIGIIDHGTIVENTSMKQLLGQLHVETFLLDLKNDLHAAPQLLGYPARLLDSHTLEVQVDKSMGITALFTQLAQQNIEVLSLRNKTNRLEELFVSLVEKNLSKVAV from the coding sequence ATGAGTTCCGCTCTGTCCATCCGGCAGCTAACCAAAACCTACGGCAACGGGTTCCAGGCCTTGAGTGGTATCGATCTGGACGTCGCCGAAGGTGACTTTTTCGCCTTGCTCGGCCCCAACGGCGCCGGCAAATCCACCACCATCGGCATCCTCTCGACCCTGGTCAACAAGACCAGCGGTACGGTGAATATCTTCGGCCACGATCTGGACAAGAACCCGGCGGCGCTCAAGCGCTCGATCGGTGTGGTGCCGCAGGAATTCAATTTCAACCAGTTCGAGAAGACCTTCGACATCGTCGTCACCCAAGCTGGCTACTACGGCATTCCGGCGAAAGTCGCCAAGGAACGCGCCGAGCAGTACCTGACGCAGCTCGGCCTGTGGGACAAGCGCGATGTGCCGTCGCGCTCGCTGTCCGGCGGCATGAAACGTCGCTTGATGATCGCCCGTGCACTGGTGCACGAACCGCGTCTGCTGATTCTCGATGAACCGACTGCTGGCGTTGATATCGAGCTGCGCCGTTCGATGTGGACGTTCCTCACCGAGCTGAATCAGAAAGGCATCACCATCATCCTGACCACGCATTATCTGGAAGAGGCCGAGCAGTTGTGCCGCAACATCGGCATCATCGACCACGGCACCATCGTCGAAAATACCAGCATGAAACAGTTGCTGGGCCAGTTGCACGTGGAAACCTTTTTGCTGGATCTGAAAAACGACCTGCATGCGGCGCCGCAATTGCTCGGCTACCCCGCCCGGTTGCTCGACAGTCACACCCTGGAAGTCCAGGTCGACAAATCCATGGGCATCACGGCGCTGTTCACCCAGTTGGCGCAGCAGAACATCGAAGTGCTGAGCCTGCGTAACAAAACCAATCGCCTCGAGGAGTTGTTCGTGTCCCTGGTGGAGAAAAATCTGTCGAAGGTGGCGGTATGA
- a CDS encoding glutathione S-transferase family protein codes for MLKIWGRKNSSNVRKPLWAAEELGLAYETIDAGGAFGVVDTPEYRAMNPNGRVPVIEDDGFVLWESNAIVRYLLARHAPGSAWYPADAQARATADKWMDWTTSSFAGPFRTVFWGVLRTPAEKQDWKAINAAIKECDELLNMADHALISQPYLSGNDIGMGDIPLGSFIYAWFEMPIERAPQPHLQAWYERLKQRPAYQKAVMTALT; via the coding sequence ATGCTGAAGATCTGGGGACGGAAAAATTCATCGAACGTCAGAAAGCCCCTGTGGGCTGCCGAGGAGCTGGGCCTGGCTTACGAGACCATCGATGCCGGGGGCGCGTTCGGTGTGGTCGACACCCCCGAGTACCGCGCGATGAACCCCAATGGCCGGGTGCCGGTGATCGAAGATGATGGTTTCGTGCTGTGGGAATCCAACGCCATCGTTCGCTATCTGCTGGCCAGACATGCACCGGGCAGCGCCTGGTATCCGGCGGATGCGCAAGCCCGCGCCACGGCAGACAAGTGGATGGACTGGACCACTTCCAGTTTCGCCGGGCCGTTTCGCACGGTGTTCTGGGGTGTGCTGCGCACGCCTGCGGAGAAGCAGGACTGGAAGGCGATCAACGCCGCGATCAAGGAATGCGATGAGTTGCTGAACATGGCCGACCATGCCCTGATCAGCCAGCCCTATCTTTCCGGCAATGACATCGGCATGGGCGACATTCCGCTCGGCAGCTTCATTTATGCCTGGTTCGAAATGCCCATCGAGCGCGCCCCGCAACCCCATCTGCAAGCCTGGTATGAACGTTTGAAGCAGCGTCCGGCCTATCAGAAAGCGGTCATGACCGCGTTGACTTGA
- a CDS encoding transglutaminase-like domain-containing protein codes for MHEYLSPGRFIDSDHPAVMEFAEQHRGASNDPREQAISLYYAVREAVRYNPYTFSRDPQTLRGSYALAAGQSYCVPKATLLAGCARHCGIPARIGLADVRNHLSTPRLLELLKSDVFAMHGYTELFLDGRWVKATPAFNQQLCELFNVAALEFDGVNDSVFHPFNRDGAQLMEYLLDHGQFTDVPETFFFEHLQKCYPHLFSEQLPVLLGDMQTDLSRT; via the coding sequence ATGCACGAGTATCTGAGCCCCGGCCGCTTCATCGATAGTGACCACCCGGCAGTGATGGAGTTCGCCGAGCAGCATCGCGGCGCCAGCAATGATCCGCGTGAGCAGGCGATCAGTCTTTATTACGCCGTGCGCGAGGCGGTGCGCTACAACCCCTACACCTTCAGCCGTGATCCGCAAACCTTGCGTGGCAGTTACGCACTGGCAGCAGGGCAGAGCTACTGCGTGCCGAAAGCCACGCTGCTCGCCGGTTGTGCGCGGCATTGCGGGATTCCGGCGCGCATCGGTCTGGCCGATGTGCGCAATCATCTGTCGACGCCGCGTCTGCTCGAGCTGCTGAAAAGCGACGTGTTTGCCATGCATGGCTACACCGAGCTGTTTCTCGATGGCCGCTGGGTCAAGGCGACGCCGGCGTTCAACCAGCAACTGTGCGAATTGTTCAACGTCGCAGCGCTGGAATTCGACGGGGTCAACGACAGCGTTTTCCACCCGTTCAACCGTGACGGCGCGCAGTTGATGGAGTACCTGCTTGATCACGGCCAGTTCACCGATGTGCCGGAAACTTTCTTCTTCGAGCACCTGCAAAAGTGCTATCCGCATCTGTTCAGTGAGCAGTTGCCGGTCTTGCTGGGCGATATGCAGACTGATTTGAGTCGCACCTGA
- a CDS encoding acyl-CoA dehydrogenase, with the protein MLLLWILVLIVGVAYLAHRRIAPLPALGIVAAYLVAMGIFSHAPGWLLFIFWVLLAVVAAPLLLPDLRRKHFTAPLFNWFQKTLPPMSQTERDAIDAGTVWWDGELFSGRPDWDKLLSYPKVQLSEEEQAFIDGPTEELCAMVSDWQIGQSMDLPPEAWTHIKEHGFFALIIPKEYGGKGFSAYAHSQVAMKLATRSGDLASTVMVPNSLGPAELLLHYGTDEQRNHYLPRLARGDDIPCFALTGPLAGSDAGAMPDTGIICKGQWQGEEVIGLRLNWEKRYITLGPVATLLGLAFKAYDPDHLLGEEEDLGISLALIPTDTAGVEIGRRHLPLGAAFMNGPNSGKDVFIPLDYLIGGQEMLGKGWMMLMNCLSVGRSISLPAVGTGAAKFTSLVTGQYAQIREQFNVPLSAFEGIQEAMARIGGNAWMMDAARMLTANAVDLGEKPSVLSAILKYHLTERGRECISHAMDVHGGKAIIMGPNNYLGRSWNGAPIFITVEGANILSRNLMIFGQGAIRCHPFVLKEMALAGRADKEQALKEFDGLLLKHIGFAVSNAASTLVLNLGFGHFEHAPGDRISQGYFRALNRQAAAFAMLADFSMMLLGGELKRRERLSARLGDVLSNLYLASAALKRYHDLDSPAYMEPLFRWAMEESLGQSERALDELLSNFPNKVFGCLLRVIVFPFGRRHKGPSDKLGAEVAAVIGRAKGDPALEELLAGCYRPQSADDAVGALQHASDLLNAAQPLHKKLHIALKSGQVKPAAGEHAIDAALEAGVLQAVEAQSLRDAEAARRKVIDVDDFDKEELTQAAGKVR; encoded by the coding sequence ATGCTGTTGTTGTGGATACTGGTTTTGATCGTCGGCGTGGCGTATCTCGCCCATCGACGCATCGCCCCGCTGCCCGCGTTGGGCATCGTTGCTGCCTATCTGGTGGCGATGGGGATTTTCAGTCATGCGCCGGGCTGGCTGCTGTTCATCTTCTGGGTCTTGCTGGCGGTGGTCGCCGCGCCATTGTTGCTGCCTGACCTGCGCCGCAAACACTTCACCGCGCCACTGTTCAACTGGTTTCAGAAAACCCTGCCGCCGATGTCGCAGACCGAACGCGACGCGATCGATGCCGGCACCGTGTGGTGGGACGGCGAGCTGTTCAGCGGCCGTCCGGACTGGGACAAATTACTCTCCTATCCCAAGGTGCAGTTGAGCGAAGAAGAACAGGCCTTCATCGATGGCCCGACCGAAGAACTCTGCGCGATGGTCAGCGACTGGCAAATCGGCCAGTCGATGGATCTGCCGCCCGAGGCCTGGACGCACATCAAGGAACATGGCTTTTTTGCCCTGATCATTCCCAAGGAATACGGCGGCAAAGGCTTCTCTGCCTATGCCCACTCGCAAGTGGCAATGAAACTCGCCACTCGCAGCGGCGACCTCGCCTCTACCGTGATGGTCCCGAACTCCCTCGGCCCGGCCGAATTACTGCTGCATTACGGCACCGACGAACAACGCAATCACTACCTGCCGCGCCTGGCCCGGGGCGACGATATCCCGTGCTTCGCCCTCACCGGACCGCTGGCCGGTTCCGACGCGGGCGCGATGCCCGACACCGGGATCATTTGCAAAGGCCAGTGGCAAGGTGAGGAAGTCATCGGCCTGCGTCTGAACTGGGAAAAGCGCTACATCACCCTTGGCCCGGTCGCCACCCTGCTCGGTCTGGCATTCAAAGCCTACGACCCGGATCACCTGCTCGGTGAAGAGGAAGATCTCGGTATCAGTCTGGCGCTAATCCCGACCGATACCGCCGGTGTGGAAATCGGACGTCGCCACCTGCCACTGGGCGCCGCGTTCATGAACGGGCCGAACTCCGGCAAGGACGTGTTCATTCCACTGGACTATCTCATCGGTGGTCAGGAAATGCTCGGCAAGGGCTGGATGATGCTGATGAACTGCCTGTCGGTCGGGCGTTCGATCTCCCTGCCAGCCGTCGGTACCGGCGCGGCCAAGTTCACCAGTCTGGTCACTGGCCAGTACGCGCAGATTCGCGAGCAGTTCAACGTGCCGCTGTCGGCGTTCGAAGGTATTCAGGAAGCCATGGCGCGCATCGGCGGCAACGCATGGATGATGGACGCCGCCCGCATGCTCACCGCCAACGCGGTGGATCTGGGGGAAAAACCCTCGGTGCTGTCGGCGATCCTCAAATATCACCTCACCGAACGCGGCCGCGAATGCATCAGCCACGCCATGGATGTGCATGGCGGCAAGGCCATCATCATGGGGCCGAACAACTACCTGGGTCGCAGCTGGAACGGCGCGCCGATCTTTATTACCGTCGAAGGCGCGAACATCCTGTCACGCAACCTGATGATCTTCGGTCAGGGTGCAATCCGCTGCCATCCGTTCGTACTCAAGGAAATGGCCCTGGCTGGTCGTGCGGACAAGGAACAGGCACTCAAGGAGTTCGATGGCCTGCTGCTCAAGCACATCGGCTTCGCCGTGAGCAACGCGGCCAGCACATTGGTGCTGAACCTCGGGTTCGGGCACTTCGAACATGCGCCGGGCGACAGGATCAGCCAAGGCTACTTCCGCGCTCTCAACCGTCAGGCTGCCGCATTCGCCATGCTCGCCGACTTCAGCATGATGCTGCTGGGCGGCGAACTGAAACGCCGCGAACGCCTGTCGGCGCGCCTCGGCGACGTACTGAGCAACCTGTATCTGGCCTCCGCCGCGCTCAAGCGCTATCACGACCTGGATTCGCCGGCCTACATGGAACCGCTGTTCCGCTGGGCCATGGAAGAAAGCCTCGGCCAGTCGGAGCGCGCGCTGGATGAACTGCTGAGCAACTTCCCGAACAAGGTCTTCGGCTGCCTGCTGCGGGTTATCGTGTTCCCGTTCGGCCGCCGTCACAAAGGCCCGTCGGACAAACTTGGCGCCGAAGTTGCTGCGGTCATCGGTCGCGCCAAAGGCGATCCGGCACTGGAAGAACTGCTCGCCGGCTGCTACCGCCCGCAATCGGCGGACGATGCAGTGGGCGCGCTGCAGCATGCCAGCGACCTGCTCAACGCTGCGCAACCGCTGCACAAAAAACTGCACATCGCACTGAAAAGCGGCCAGGTCAAACCGGCAGCAGGCGAGCACGCCATCGATGCCGCGCTGGAAGCCGGTGTGCTGCAAGCCGTCGAAGCGCAAAGCCTGCGCGACGCCGAAGCGGCCCGCCGCAAGGTGATCGACGTCGATGACTTCGACAAAGAGGAACTGACCCAGGCAGCGGGCAAAGTCCGCTGA
- a CDS encoding PA2817 family protein yields MSNVVADHLVLLDHLRSILVAVGEAEQVPEESHALFLERFDELLASLPIDPIESQYLGQDILTQVISRYPQIAHLIPRDLLWFFAGDCLHYLSDEEIDLYQALEERRYEAEQNDEPFDWNQEKQLLAMSAQDSKH; encoded by the coding sequence GTGTCCAACGTCGTTGCCGATCATCTCGTGTTGCTCGACCACCTGCGCAGTATCCTGGTCGCCGTAGGTGAGGCCGAACAAGTGCCCGAAGAAAGCCATGCCCTGTTCCTCGAGCGCTTCGACGAACTGCTGGCCTCCCTGCCGATCGACCCTATCGAAAGCCAATACCTGGGTCAGGACATCCTCACCCAGGTCATCAGCCGCTACCCGCAAATCGCCCACCTGATCCCCCGCGACCTGCTGTGGTTCTTCGCCGGCGACTGCCTGCACTACCTCTCCGACGAAGAAATCGACCTCTACCAGGCCCTCGAAGAACGCCGCTACGAAGCCGAACAGAACGACGAACCGTTCGACTGGAACCAGGAAAAACAACTGCTGGCCATGTCCGCACAGGACAGCAAGCACTGA
- a CDS encoding LysR family transcriptional regulator, with the protein MSINLPLPLLGEMAIFVKVVETGSFSEAARQMGSSPSAVSRSISRLEKALATRLLQRTTRKLRLSDGGEEVFKRCQEMVSAARSVMEISGQFTHEAEGLVRVSVPKAVGRFVIHPHMPEFLRRYPKVDVELLLEDRQVDLIDDHVDLAIRITDRPPAGLVGRQLLTIDHLLCATPQYLAEHGTPTHPHDLLNHSCIYLGETPSDARWKFKKGSKAVTVGVRGRYAANHTGVRLGAVLQHIGIGSLPYFTARYALEQKLIVQVLPEWTFLASYHGGLWLLHSPTRYLPPKLRVFIDYLVECLQKEPTLGRPGKSMGGSNVAVAYELPESEGLL; encoded by the coding sequence GTGAGCATCAATCTTCCGCTGCCGCTGCTGGGTGAAATGGCGATTTTCGTCAAGGTTGTCGAGACCGGCAGCTTCTCTGAAGCGGCCCGGCAGATGGGGTCGTCTCCCTCAGCGGTCAGCCGCAGCATTTCCCGATTGGAAAAGGCGTTGGCCACGCGCTTGCTGCAACGCACCACGCGCAAACTGCGCTTGAGCGATGGCGGTGAGGAGGTGTTCAAGCGTTGCCAGGAAATGGTCAGCGCGGCCAGGTCGGTGATGGAAATCAGCGGCCAGTTCACCCACGAAGCCGAAGGGCTGGTGCGGGTCAGCGTGCCGAAAGCGGTAGGGCGCTTTGTGATTCATCCGCACATGCCGGAGTTTCTGCGGCGTTACCCCAAGGTCGATGTCGAATTGCTGTTGGAGGATCGTCAGGTCGATCTGATCGATGATCACGTTGATCTGGCGATTCGTATTACTGATCGGCCGCCGGCCGGTCTGGTCGGGCGGCAGTTGCTGACGATCGATCATTTGCTTTGCGCCACGCCGCAATACCTGGCCGAACATGGCACGCCGACGCATCCTCACGACTTGCTCAATCACAGTTGTATTTATCTGGGTGAAACGCCGAGCGATGCGCGCTGGAAATTCAAGAAGGGCAGCAAGGCGGTGACGGTCGGCGTGCGTGGGCGCTATGCCGCCAATCACACCGGGGTGCGGCTGGGGGCGGTGTTGCAGCACATCGGCATTGGCAGTCTGCCGTATTTCACCGCGCGTTACGCCTTGGAGCAGAAGCTGATTGTGCAGGTGCTGCCGGAGTGGACGTTTCTGGCTTCCTATCATGGTGGGTTGTGGTTGTTGCATTCGCCGACGCGGTATTTGCCACCGAAGTTGCGGGTGTTTATTGATTATCTGGTGGAGTGTTTGCAGAAGGAGCCGACGTTGGGCAGGCCCGGGAAATCGATGGGCGGGAGCAATGTGGCTGTGGCTTATGAGCTGCCGGAGAGTGAGGGGTTGCTTTGA
- a CDS encoding alanyl-tRNA editing protein produces MTLRLFFHSDDLKANVEVLDCTPHDNEFAVVLRATLFHPQGGGQPCDTGWIGESQVSRVVQEPERIVHFVDRPVPLGMTVIRIDEQRRRFNTRMHSAGHLIGHFIQAMGWMPIKAHHWPDEGRVQFKPGDGAEEVDVPRVQTGIEQWIEHDLPRLTSLREGAREISFGELPAYGCGGTHVRSLKDLGTVTIASLSQKKGTLSVHYSVD; encoded by the coding sequence ATGACGCTTCGCCTGTTTTTTCACAGTGATGACCTCAAGGCGAATGTCGAAGTCCTCGATTGCACACCACACGACAACGAATTCGCCGTGGTGCTGCGCGCCACCTTGTTCCATCCGCAGGGCGGCGGGCAGCCTTGCGATACCGGCTGGATAGGTGAAAGCCAGGTCTCGCGAGTGGTGCAAGAGCCGGAGCGGATTGTGCATTTCGTCGACCGACCGGTGCCGTTGGGCATGACCGTTATCCGCATCGATGAACAGCGCCGCCGCTTTAACACGCGCATGCACTCGGCCGGGCACTTGATCGGACATTTCATTCAAGCCATGGGCTGGATGCCAATCAAGGCGCATCACTGGCCGGACGAAGGCCGGGTGCAATTCAAGCCGGGTGATGGCGCTGAAGAAGTCGATGTGCCAAGGGTGCAAACCGGCATCGAGCAGTGGATCGAACACGATCTGCCGCGCCTGACCTCCCTGCGCGAAGGCGCGCGGGAAATCAGTTTTGGTGAACTGCCGGCCTATGGCTGCGGTGGCACCCATGTACGCAGCCTGAAGGATCTGGGCACAGTCACGATCGCGTCGCTTTCACAGAAGAAGGGCACGCTATCCGTCCACTACAGCGTGGATTGA
- a CDS encoding 2OG-Fe(II) oxygenase — MMLDVERLDETCIKKLANEEVLAIRVKRFLPEPLAIEIGDKILAPGFEGYINAPSIGRIGMAFYEAENQPLLIEDYFERATRNIAELRQRCAPYSSPIDTLRCMLDESWPAGAHLENLYGRKMYVGLSRVVKPGVCFLAHHDIFAKDAPESFQARSLEAQFACNVYLNMPTEGGALQMWEDDITPDQFDEMRGDSYGIEPSLLGPPALEVRPQPGDFIMFNSRRMHSVTPGVADPRLSLSFFVGYRGNASPLTFWS, encoded by the coding sequence ATGATGCTAGACGTCGAGCGTCTCGATGAGACGTGCATAAAAAAACTGGCCAACGAAGAAGTCCTCGCCATCCGCGTCAAACGCTTTCTGCCCGAACCGCTGGCGATCGAGATAGGTGACAAGATTCTCGCCCCGGGCTTTGAGGGCTACATCAACGCACCGAGCATCGGCCGCATCGGCATGGCCTTTTACGAGGCGGAAAACCAGCCGCTGCTGATCGAGGACTACTTCGAACGCGCCACCCGCAATATCGCCGAATTACGCCAGCGCTGCGCGCCCTACTCCTCACCGATCGACACCCTGCGCTGCATGCTCGACGAATCCTGGCCCGCCGGCGCGCATCTGGAAAACCTCTATGGGCGCAAGATGTATGTCGGCTTGTCGCGGGTGGTCAAACCCGGCGTGTGCTTTCTCGCCCACCACGACATCTTCGCCAAGGACGCCCCGGAGAGCTTTCAGGCGCGCAGTCTGGAAGCGCAGTTCGCCTGTAACGTCTACCTGAACATGCCCACCGAAGGTGGCGCTTTGCAGATGTGGGAAGACGACATCACCCCCGATCAGTTCGACGAAATGCGTGGCGACAGTTACGGCATCGAGCCGTCGCTGCTGGGGCCGCCAGCGCTGGAGGTGCGCCCGCAGCCCGGCGATTTCATCATGTTCAACTCGCGCCGCATGCACTCGGTGACCCCGGGCGTAGCGGATCCGCGTTTGAGCCTGTCGTTCTTTGTCGGCTATCGCGGCAATGCTTCCCCTCTGACTTTCTGGAGCTGA
- a CDS encoding LysE family translocator gives MFSNYLGEFLALATIHFLAVVAPGPDFAVTIRQSVRFGRLVGICTALGIGAGISVHVLYTLLGVGALMHTTPWLLTVAKVVGGAYILYLGVSLIRSKPKTSVEGDKNADEPLVEQSLFKAFSTGFLTNATNPKATLFFLAIFTTIISASTPLQIQAFYGLWMCFVNALWFVIVALFFSSNKVRLLFMRLGHWFERSMGVILILFAGRLMLSM, from the coding sequence ATGTTTTCCAATTACCTGGGCGAGTTTCTAGCGTTGGCCACCATCCACTTTCTCGCCGTGGTCGCACCCGGTCCGGACTTCGCCGTGACCATCCGCCAGAGCGTGCGCTTCGGTCGCCTCGTCGGCATCTGCACCGCGCTAGGCATCGGCGCGGGGATTTCCGTGCATGTGCTGTACACCCTGCTCGGCGTCGGTGCGCTGATGCACACCACGCCTTGGCTGCTCACCGTCGCCAAGGTAGTCGGCGGTGCCTACATCCTTTATCTGGGCGTCAGCCTGATTCGCAGCAAACCGAAGACCAGCGTCGAAGGTGATAAAAACGCTGATGAGCCGCTGGTTGAGCAGTCACTGTTCAAAGCCTTCAGCACCGGTTTTCTGACCAATGCGACCAACCCCAAAGCCACGCTGTTTTTCCTGGCTATCTTCACCACGATCATCAGCGCGAGCACACCGCTGCAGATTCAGGCGTTCTATGGATTGTGGATGTGCTTCGTCAACGCGCTATGGTTTGTGATCGTCGCGCTGTTTTTCTCCAGCAACAAAGTGCGCCTGCTGTTCATGCGCCTCGGACACTGGTTCGAGCGCAGCATGGGCGTCATCCTGATTCTGTTTGCCGGACGCTTGATGCTATCGATGTAA
- a CDS encoding dipeptidase: MVFSLKKLAAATLVMASLASFTSAAQANITAEQSAAILKSFDGESLTDFRSFLGSLAKNDLAKTDNLNPSISAFLDNKTLNAEQQNEIHRLLGIYTRVKYGKAALETLRQLVEIPTFRKDGVAQHDNPEFIKIAGEIQKLAESFNLKFRNIDNRVYEISLDGKGDEVVGIHAHADVVPVTPENWVLKDGTKLDPFKVTLIGDRMYGRGTEDDKNAIVVALYAMKVIKDEKLPLARNFKLLVDTTEETSGDAIPYYFERNPTPKYNMALDGGYPVVIAEKGYGTVMANFAKRKGQGNGAEIVSMTGGKATNQIPSASVVTLVTDKPTELAASLQKAGDAYAKANGGDFEVAAKVDGKDVKLTVTGVSAHSSEPESGVNPVARMLSFINSLDGKVALKHNQFTDAARYADDNWGLDYLGKKLGVGFSDSFMGPLTTSLTYVGEDDKAFKLAVNLRVPKGKSPEKLKTEIAEKLDAWSKKTNVAVAFDYSVAEPMYRNPEGEWVKALLAVASENLGMKSEFGTSAGATSVHELPNGVQFGLARPEAKYTGHTDGEFKTVEQFLLDLQIVTEMMGRVGQLPKL; the protein is encoded by the coding sequence ATGGTCTTTTCCCTGAAAAAACTGGCCGCCGCCACGCTGGTCATGGCCAGCCTCGCCTCGTTCACCAGCGCCGCACAAGCCAACATCACCGCCGAGCAAAGCGCAGCGATCCTGAAATCCTTCGACGGCGAGAGCTTGACGGATTTCCGCAGTTTTCTTGGCAGCCTGGCTAAAAACGACCTCGCCAAGACGGATAACCTCAACCCGTCCATCAGCGCCTTCCTCGACAACAAGACCCTGAACGCCGAACAGCAGAACGAAATCCATCGCCTGCTGGGTATCTACACCCGAGTGAAATACGGCAAGGCCGCGCTGGAAACCCTGCGTCAACTCGTCGAGATCCCGACCTTCCGCAAGGACGGCGTGGCGCAGCATGACAACCCGGAGTTCATCAAGATTGCCGGCGAGATTCAAAAACTCGCCGAATCCTTCAACCTGAAATTCCGCAACATCGATAACCGTGTCTACGAAATCTCTCTGGACGGCAAAGGCGACGAAGTCGTCGGCATTCACGCGCACGCCGATGTGGTGCCAGTGACCCCGGAAAACTGGGTGCTGAAAGACGGCACCAAGCTTGACCCATTCAAGGTCACGCTGATTGGCGATCGCATGTACGGTCGCGGCACCGAAGACGACAAAAACGCTATCGTCGTCGCGCTGTACGCCATGAAAGTGATCAAAGACGAGAAGCTGCCACTGGCGCGCAACTTCAAACTGCTGGTCGACACCACCGAAGAAACCAGCGGCGACGCCATTCCCTATTACTTCGAACGCAACCCGACGCCGAAGTACAACATGGCGCTGGACGGCGGTTATCCGGTAGTGATCGCCGAAAAAGGTTACGGCACCGTCATGGCCAACTTTGCCAAACGCAAAGGCCAAGGCAACGGCGCGGAAATCGTTTCGATGACTGGCGGCAAGGCGACCAACCAGATCCCATCGGCTTCGGTGGTCACGCTGGTAACTGACAAGCCTACCGAGCTGGCAGCCAGTCTGCAAAAAGCCGGCGACGCCTATGCCAAAGCCAACGGCGGCGACTTCGAAGTCGCTGCAAAGGTTGATGGCAAAGACGTCAAACTGACCGTCACCGGGGTGTCTGCGCACTCCTCCGAACCAGAGTCCGGCGTCAACCCGGTCGCACGGATGCTGAGTTTCATCAACAGCCTGGACGGCAAAGTCGCGCTCAAACACAACCAGTTCACCGATGCCGCGCGTTATGCCGATGACAACTGGGGTCTGGATTACCTGGGCAAAAAACTCGGCGTCGGCTTCTCCGACTCGTTCATGGGACCACTGACCACCTCGCTGACCTATGTCGGCGAAGATGACAAAGCCTTCAAACTGGCGGTGAACCTGCGGGTGCCGAAGGGCAAATCCCCGGAAAAGCTCAAGACTGAGATCGCCGAGAAACTGGACGCCTGGAGCAAGAAGACCAATGTCGCGGTGGCGTTCGATTATTCGGTGGCCGAACCGATGTATCGCAACCCCGAGGGTGAGTGGGTCAAGGCGCTGCTCGCGGTGGCCAGCGAAAACCTCGGCATGAAGTCGGAATTCGGCACTTCCGCTGGTGCGACTTCGGTTCACGAATTGCCGAACGGCGTGCAATTCGGCCTGGCGCGACCCGAAGCCAAATACACCGGCCACACCGATGGCGAGTTCAAAACCGTCGAGCAGTTCCTGCTGGATCTGCAGATCGTCACGGAGATGATGGGACGTGTGGGGCAGTTGCCAAAGCTCTGA